A region of Vigna radiata var. radiata cultivar VC1973A chromosome 10, Vradiata_ver6, whole genome shotgun sequence DNA encodes the following proteins:
- the LOC106775410 gene encoding bifunctional epoxide hydrolase 2-like (The RefSeq protein has 1 substitution compared to this genomic sequence) encodes MEGVEHRTVEVNGIKMHVAEKGEGPVVLFLHGFPELWYSWRHQILALSSRGYRAVAPDLRGYGDTEAPESISSYTIMHLVGDIVALIDSLGVGQVFLVAHDWGAIVGWYLCLFRPEKIKAYVCLSVPFMPRNPKVRPVDAMRALYGDDYYICGFQEPGKAEALYGSNNNIGEVIKSILTNRRPGPPILPKEGVALPSGSLPSRPLPSWLSEEDVTYYASKFSKTGLTGGLNYYRNLNLNWELTAAWTGAKVKVPVKFITGDLDVVYTSLGIKDYIDSGAFKRDVPYLEEVVVQEGVAHFNNQEAAEDISNHIYDFINKF; translated from the exons ATGGAAGGCGTAGAACACAGAACGGTGGAAGTGAATGGCATAAAAATGCATGTAGCAGAGAAAGGAGAGGGTCCTGTCGTGTTGTTCCTCCATGGCTTCCCCGAGCTCTGGTACTCCTGGCGCCACCAGATTCTCGCTCTCAGCTCCCGAGGCTACCGCGCCGTCGCCCCTGATCTACGTGGCTACGGTGATACAGAGGCACCAGAGTCAATCAGCAGCTACACCATCATGCATCTCGTGGGTGACATCGTGGCACTCATAGACTCACTTGGTGTGGGTCAAGTCTTCCTCGTTGCGCATGATTGGGGCGCCATCGTAGGATGGTACCTATGTTTGTTTCGACCAGAGAAAATCAAGGCCTACGTTTGCCTCAGCGTCCCTTTCATGCCCAGAAACCCAAAAGTCAGGCCCGTGGATGCCATGCGGGCCCTCTACGGGGATGACTACTACATCTGCAGATTCCAG GAGCCAGGCAAAGCGGAAGCTCTGTATGGCAGTAATAATAACATTGGAGAAGTAATAAAGAGCATCCTTACAAATCGGAGACCTGGACCACCAATCCTACCCAAAGAAGGGGTTGCCCTTCCTTCAGGGTCCCTTCCCTCAAGACCCCTTCCATCTTGGCTCTCGGAGGAAGATGTCACTTATTATGcttctaaattttcaaaaacaggcCTAACTGGGGGCCTCAACTACTACAGAAATCTCAACCT CAATTGGGAGCTCACAGCAGCATGGACTGGAGCAAAAGTGAAAGTTCCAGTAAAGTTCATTACTGGTGATTTGGATGTAGTATACACTTCACTAGGGATAAAAGACTACATAGACAGTGGTGCTTTCAAGCGAGATGTGCCATATTTGGAGGAAGTGGTTGTGCAGGAAGGGGTTGCTCACTTCAACAACCAAGAAGCTGCAGAGGATATCAGCAATcacatttatgattttatcaacaAGTTCTGA